A region from the Paenibacillus humicola genome encodes:
- a CDS encoding cyclic-phosphate processing receiver domain-containing protein, with product MINVYLDDYRPCPRGFALAKNAEECILLLEHERVGILSLDYDLGWGQPTGLEVVRYMVASGRYPQAVYLHSSSPAGRMQMYHLLSQHAPLEVRLHNGPMPERPGAAD from the coding sequence ATGATCAACGTCTATCTGGACGATTACCGGCCGTGTCCGCGCGGGTTTGCGCTGGCCAAAAATGCGGAGGAGTGCATTCTGCTGCTGGAGCATGAGCGCGTCGGCATTTTGTCGCTCGATTATGATTTGGGCTGGGGACAGCCGACGGGGCTTGAGGTTGTCCGCTATATGGTCGCTTCGGGGAGGTATCCGCAAGCGGTCTATTTGCATTCGTCCAGCCCCGCGGGACGGATGCAAATGTATCACTTGCTGTCGCAGCATGCTCCGCTCGAGGTGCGGCTCCATAACGGTCCGATGCCGGAGCGGCCGGGAGCTGCCGATTAA
- a CDS encoding ABC transporter ATP-binding protein — protein sequence MIHLHQLTLRREERQILQGVDLSVGKGEHWVILGRNGSGKTSLLEMMTGYMFPTSGTVDVLGSRFGECDVREVRKQIGYISQSLVEKLTLYDPVWEVIATGEYGFLRFYQEIDPEVKAKAVRMLGRVGLAHTAERPLGTLSQGERKKALLARALMADPKLLIMDEPCAGLDLYEREKLLADLWPLAEDGLTLVYVTHHIEEIVPVFTHVALVQDGRISASGPKENVLTGETLSAAYGCSIDVEWAHGRPWIRVAPEGAGS from the coding sequence ATGATACATCTTCATCAATTGACACTGCGGCGCGAGGAACGCCAAATTTTGCAAGGGGTCGATTTATCGGTCGGAAAAGGCGAGCATTGGGTTATTCTCGGCCGCAACGGTTCGGGCAAGACGTCGCTGCTCGAAATGATGACCGGCTACATGTTTCCCACCTCGGGCACGGTTGACGTGCTGGGCAGCCGCTTCGGCGAATGCGACGTGCGCGAGGTGCGCAAACAGATCGGTTACATCAGCCAGTCGCTCGTCGAGAAGCTGACGCTTTACGATCCGGTATGGGAAGTTATTGCGACCGGGGAATACGGCTTTCTTCGTTTTTACCAGGAGATCGATCCGGAGGTGAAGGCGAAGGCCGTCCGCATGCTCGGACGCGTCGGGCTTGCGCATACGGCCGAGCGGCCGCTTGGCACGCTGTCTCAGGGGGAACGGAAGAAAGCGCTGTTGGCCCGCGCGCTGATGGCGGATCCGAAGCTGCTCATTATGGACGAGCCGTGCGCCGGTCTCGATCTGTACGAACGCGAGAAGCTGCTCGCCGACCTGTGGCCGTTGGCGGAAGACGGGCTGACGCTCGTTTACGTCACGCACCATATCGAGGAAATCGTGCCGGTTTTCACGCACGTCGCGCTCGTTCAGGACGGCCGGATCTCGGCTTCCGGCCCGAAGGAAAACGTCCTTACCGGCGAAACGCTGAGCGCCGCTTACGGCTGCAGCATCGATGTAGAATGGGCGCACGGCCGGCCCTGGATCCGGGTGGCGCCCGAAGGAGCGGGAAGTTGA
- a CDS encoding SAM-dependent methyltransferase, translating into MTRLICTANRGFSVYAMEELKRLFAGFSLQFRQLAAGEIFMMEADTGREEALLAIRGREPIFLRHVQPIDKALPIRGNADDLQALSELVRNARLRGEGKTVAVHLRRADGTRYPYSAADTKAVVDAVLAETGSEPAVQSPELILSLYAGEEELYAGWGTPEEQLSDWPGGAIRFQREEGQISRAKFKLLEAERAFKLHLADFRSALDIGAAPGGWTSLLLERGLKVTAVDPAELHASLAGHPRLTYMNKNASEVKFKPASFDLLVCDMSWSPMLMVKLVLELEAALAGGAAAIITVKLMHKKPLQTIRDVIAKLETVFELRKAKQLFHNRDEITIYLVKR; encoded by the coding sequence TTGACGCGGCTCATTTGTACGGCAAATCGCGGCTTTTCGGTCTATGCAATGGAGGAGCTGAAGCGGCTGTTTGCCGGCTTCAGCCTGCAATTCCGGCAGCTTGCCGCCGGCGAGATCTTCATGATGGAGGCGGACACGGGACGCGAAGAGGCGCTGCTGGCGATCCGGGGGCGGGAACCGATATTTTTGCGGCATGTGCAGCCGATTGACAAGGCGCTGCCGATCCGGGGCAATGCCGACGATTTGCAGGCGTTGTCGGAGCTGGTGCGCAATGCCCGCCTCCGCGGCGAAGGAAAGACGGTTGCCGTGCATCTGCGCCGCGCCGATGGCACGCGGTATCCGTATTCCGCAGCCGACACGAAAGCCGTTGTCGACGCGGTATTGGCCGAGACCGGAAGCGAGCCGGCCGTCCAGTCGCCGGAGCTCATTTTGTCGCTGTACGCCGGGGAGGAAGAACTGTATGCCGGCTGGGGCACGCCCGAGGAGCAGCTTTCCGACTGGCCCGGAGGCGCGATCCGGTTTCAGCGCGAGGAAGGGCAAATCTCGCGGGCGAAGTTCAAGCTGCTTGAAGCGGAGCGGGCGTTCAAGCTGCATCTTGCCGATTTTCGCAGCGCGCTCGATATCGGTGCGGCCCCCGGCGGCTGGACCTCGCTGCTGCTGGAGCGCGGACTGAAGGTCACGGCGGTCGATCCGGCAGAGCTTCACGCTTCTCTGGCGGGTCATCCCCGGCTGACTTACATGAACAAAAATGCGTCCGAGGTCAAATTTAAGCCGGCTTCCTTCGACCTGCTCGTCTGCGATATGAGCTGGAGCCCGATGCTGATGGTCAAGCTGGTGCTCGAGCTGGAAGCGGCGCTGGCCGGCGGCGCGGCGGCGATTATTACCGTCAAGCTGATGCACAAAAAGCCGCTGCAGACGATTCGCGACGTCATCGCGAAGCTCGAGACGGTTTTTGAGCTCCGCAAAGCGAAGCAGCTGTTTCACAATCGCGATGAAATTACGATATACTTGGTAAAGCGATAA
- a CDS encoding serine/threonine protein kinase has protein sequence MNVSNDFIEGVSFEIGSVIGGRYRIAGMIGRGGMGEVYAAEDLRLQGKLRALKVNKPPTADGLYGAEEASLLMRLSHPRLPQIVDYFPPGAGGSEMLVTDYIDGVTLQSFMASRGGALRPAEALDAAVQLCDALHYLHRQQPPVIHRDLKPTNVMIDRAGYVRLIDFGIARSFKAGQAGDTVQLGTPGFAAPEQEGRRQSDARTDVYGLGALLDYLLSGVKRPLDAEARPGSGSPASRLLPQTASVIAVMTDARPEVRYASMAKAEEALMACLEAEKKAEAAGGRASRGSGGLHAGIGGRSRLSSSPASGETPPGYNRPDADAFPKQRRIAVASLSSGAGATFAAVTLARLLAARGISCAAVEHPAVEPEWLALLDLAGKKPDAGGAAGPLDPRYIRVQAGGVLWHALQPSQEAAGADDALKFRLMTEALRQSVVITDFSSRWVEEAAREQLLGADELLFVADPFPSKWTPVRVRKAQALSFERSKAGLATVWLANKDCRFRGRPEWLAMLPSKPSAVVPLLPQERWLDFIWLGLWATDERGWMNSLQSAFGPLADRVFAPS, from the coding sequence ATGAACGTCAGCAATGATTTTATTGAAGGCGTGTCGTTTGAAATCGGCAGCGTCATCGGCGGCCGCTACCGGATTGCCGGCATGATCGGCCGCGGCGGCATGGGCGAGGTATATGCCGCCGAAGATTTGCGCCTGCAGGGGAAGCTGAGGGCGCTTAAGGTGAACAAGCCGCCGACCGCGGACGGCTTGTACGGAGCGGAGGAGGCGTCGCTGCTGATGCGGCTGAGCCACCCCCGGCTGCCGCAAATCGTCGATTATTTCCCGCCGGGAGCAGGCGGCAGCGAGATGCTGGTGACCGATTACATCGACGGGGTTACGCTGCAGTCCTTTATGGCGTCGCGCGGCGGCGCGCTGCGGCCGGCCGAGGCGCTGGATGCCGCCGTCCAGCTGTGCGACGCGCTGCATTACCTGCACCGGCAGCAGCCGCCGGTCATTCACCGCGACCTGAAGCCGACGAACGTCATGATCGACCGCGCCGGGTATGTGCGCCTGATCGATTTCGGCATCGCCCGGAGCTTCAAGGCGGGGCAGGCGGGCGACACCGTCCAGCTCGGCACGCCGGGCTTCGCCGCCCCGGAGCAGGAAGGAAGGCGGCAGAGCGACGCGCGGACCGACGTGTACGGGCTTGGGGCGCTGCTCGATTATTTGCTGAGCGGGGTGAAAAGGCCGCTCGATGCGGAAGCGCGCCCCGGAAGCGGGAGCCCGGCGTCGCGGCTGCTGCCGCAGACGGCGTCCGTCATCGCGGTCATGACGGACGCCAGACCCGAAGTCCGCTACGCTTCGATGGCGAAGGCGGAGGAAGCGCTTATGGCATGCCTGGAAGCGGAGAAGAAGGCCGAAGCAGCCGGCGGCCGCGCTTCCCGCGGAAGCGGGGGCCTGCACGCAGGCATCGGCGGCCGATCGCGGCTTTCCTCGTCGCCGGCTTCGGGCGAAACGCCGCCCGGTTACAACCGGCCCGATGCGGACGCTTTTCCGAAGCAGCGCCGCATCGCGGTCGCTTCTTTGTCCTCCGGCGCCGGCGCGACGTTCGCCGCCGTTACGCTGGCTCGCCTGCTCGCGGCCCGAGGCATCTCCTGCGCAGCCGTCGAGCATCCGGCCGTGGAGCCGGAATGGCTGGCGCTGCTCGATCTGGCCGGGAAAAAACCGGATGCAGGCGGAGCCGCGGGGCCGCTCGACCCGCGATATATCCGCGTACAAGCCGGCGGAGTGCTGTGGCACGCGCTCCAACCGTCGCAGGAAGCGGCAGGCGCCGACGATGCGCTCAAATTCCGTCTCATGACGGAAGCCTTGAGGCAATCCGTCGTCATTACGGATTTTTCCTCGCGGTGGGTTGAAGAAGCGGCGCGGGAGCAGCTGCTCGGCGCGGACGAGCTGCTGTTTGTCGCCGACCCTTTTCCTTCCAAGTGGACGCCGGTCCGGGTAAGGAAGGCGCAGGCGCTCTCGTTCGAGCGGAGCAAGGCCGGCCTCGCGACCGTCTGGCTCGCGAATAAAGACTGCCGGTTCCGCGGCCGCCCGGAATGGCTGGCTATGCTCCCTTCCAAGCCGTCGGCGGTCGTGCCGCTGCTGCCGCAGGAGCGGTGGCTGGATTTTATTTGGTTGGGACTTTGGGCGACGGACGAACGCGGCTGGATGAATTCGCTGCAAAGCGCGTTCGGACCGCTCGCCGACCGCGTTTTTGCACCGTCTTGA
- a CDS encoding ABC-F family ATP-binding cassette domain-containing protein, protein MSLLTVEELSHNFGDRTLFKNVSFRLLAGERVGLVGANGAGKSTLMNILTGSLLKDSGRVEWTPKIRYGYLDQHTKLAPGKTIRDVLKDAFLPLLELENELNDIAGQMADADPDRLDELLVRMGEIQEELEIGDFYLIDVKVEEMANGLGLNAIGLDRDVASLSGGQRTKVLLAKLLLEKPTVLLLDEPTNYLDEEHIAWLTQYLKSYPHAFMLISHDTGFMNEVVNVIYHLEFARLTRYSANYEKFLEMADMNKTQHIEAYEKQKDYIKKQEDFIQRNKARASTSGRAKSREKQLDRLERIDRPEEAPKPTFQFKEARTSGKTVFEAQGLSIGYDRPLLPPMDVLIERGDKIAVVGCNGVGKSTLLKTVLGLLQPLAGTVYRGDYLHPAYFEQEAKAPSLTPLDDVWNEFSSMNQHEVRAALARCGLKNEHITRALNQLSGGEQAKVRLCKLMMRESNWIAFDEPTNHLDVIAKAELKRALQAYKGTVVLVSHEPEFYEDWVTKVWDVEAWSMRR, encoded by the coding sequence ATGAGTTTATTGACAGTCGAAGAATTATCCCATAATTTTGGAGACCGCACGTTGTTTAAAAACGTCTCGTTCCGCCTCTTGGCGGGCGAGCGCGTCGGGCTTGTCGGCGCGAACGGCGCCGGGAAATCGACGCTGATGAACATTTTGACGGGCAGCCTGCTCAAGGACAGCGGCCGGGTCGAGTGGACGCCGAAAATCCGCTACGGTTATTTGGACCAGCATACGAAGCTCGCGCCTGGCAAAACGATTCGCGACGTGCTGAAGGACGCTTTTCTGCCGCTGCTCGAGCTTGAGAATGAGCTGAACGATATCGCCGGGCAAATGGCGGATGCCGATCCGGACAGGCTCGACGAGCTGCTCGTTCGCATGGGCGAAATCCAGGAGGAGCTGGAAATCGGCGATTTCTATCTCATCGACGTGAAGGTAGAGGAGATGGCGAACGGCCTCGGCTTAAACGCGATCGGTCTTGACCGGGACGTGGCATCGTTAAGCGGCGGCCAGCGGACGAAGGTGCTGCTTGCCAAGCTGCTGCTGGAGAAGCCGACGGTCCTTCTGCTGGACGAGCCGACGAACTACTTGGATGAAGAGCATATCGCGTGGCTGACCCAATATTTGAAATCGTACCCGCATGCATTCATGCTGATTTCTCACGATACCGGCTTCATGAATGAAGTGGTGAACGTCATTTATCATCTCGAATTTGCCAGGCTCACGCGCTATTCGGCGAATTACGAGAAGTTTCTGGAAATGGCGGATATGAACAAAACCCAGCATATCGAAGCTTACGAGAAGCAGAAGGACTATATTAAAAAGCAGGAGGATTTCATCCAGCGCAACAAAGCGCGCGCATCGACGAGCGGACGGGCGAAAAGCCGCGAGAAGCAGCTCGACCGGCTGGAACGGATCGACCGGCCCGAGGAGGCGCCGAAGCCGACGTTCCAGTTCAAGGAAGCGCGCACGAGCGGCAAAACCGTGTTCGAAGCGCAGGGGCTCTCCATCGGATACGACCGGCCGCTGCTTCCGCCGATGGACGTGCTGATCGAGCGCGGCGACAAAATCGCCGTCGTCGGCTGCAACGGCGTCGGCAAGTCGACGCTGCTCAAAACGGTCCTCGGCCTGCTGCAGCCGCTGGCCGGCACGGTTTACCGCGGCGATTACCTGCACCCGGCTTATTTCGAGCAGGAAGCGAAGGCGCCTTCCTTGACGCCGCTCGACGATGTCTGGAACGAATTTTCGAGCATGAACCAGCACGAGGTGCGTGCCGCGCTCGCGCGGTGCGGGCTCAAAAACGAGCATATTACGCGCGCGCTGAACCAGCTGAGCGGCGGCGAGCAGGCCAAGGTGCGCTTATGCAAGCTGATGATGCGGGAGAGCAACTGGATCGCCTTCGACGAACCGACGAACCATCTGGACGTCATAGCCAAGGCTGAGCTGAAAAGGGCGCTGCAGGCGTATAAAGGGACGGTCGTACTCGTTTCCCACGAACCGGAATTTTACGAGGACTGGGTCACGAAAGTGTGGGACGTCGAAGCCTGGTCGATGCGTCGGTAG
- a CDS encoding response regulator transcription factor translates to MKERILVIEDEESIARILQLELEHEGYVVGRASDGRSGIEQASSGDWDLVLLDVMLPELNGIEVLRRLRQAGNPIPIILLTARDTIPDKVSGFEHGANDYVTKPFAMEELLARVRNLLRIFQAQPREAESADVIKTADLAIELRTRKVYRKDLPIELTPREFELLVYLAEHRNEEKSREEILSEVWGYDFIGETNLVDVYIRYLRQKIDKGFRHKLIHTVRGVGYMLKEPDA, encoded by the coding sequence ATGAAAGAACGCATACTCGTTATTGAAGACGAAGAAAGTATTGCGCGGATTTTGCAGCTTGAGCTGGAGCACGAGGGCTACGTGGTCGGTCGGGCTTCTGACGGCCGCAGCGGCATCGAGCAGGCTTCGTCGGGCGATTGGGATCTCGTGCTGCTCGACGTGATGCTGCCGGAGCTGAACGGGATCGAGGTGCTGCGGCGTCTGCGCCAGGCGGGCAACCCGATTCCGATCATTTTACTGACGGCCCGCGATACGATTCCCGATAAAGTAAGCGGCTTTGAGCACGGCGCCAACGATTACGTGACCAAGCCGTTTGCGATGGAGGAGCTGCTGGCGCGCGTCCGCAATTTGCTGCGCATCTTTCAGGCGCAGCCGCGCGAGGCGGAAAGCGCCGACGTTATCAAAACGGCGGATTTGGCGATCGAGCTGCGCACCCGCAAAGTGTACCGCAAGGATTTGCCGATCGAGCTGACGCCGCGCGAATTCGAGCTGCTCGTCTATTTGGCGGAGCATCGGAACGAAGAAAAATCGCGCGAAGAAATTTTGTCCGAGGTATGGGGCTACGACTTTATCGGCGAGACCAACCTCGTCGATGTCTATATCCGTTATTTGCGCCAGAAAATCGATAAAGGCTTCAGGCATAAACTCATTCATACGGTGCGGGGCGTCGGCTACATGCTGAAGGAGCCGGATGCATGA
- a CDS encoding HAMP domain-containing sensor histidine kinase, producing MTLRRRFTFFTIFWLIFILILFNIFVYLFVINITLRSEDQLMTNKVNILLEDKRIDKPAGLSDPDLLTDYYNASELMRIVSPEGRVLNTSGSDPQLLALKPVFSVQHDTGMIYIDNRRVLYMKVPLYNGTQVIGTLELYRMLTLLDSYLRVLVIALTVTSVGAIMFAILGTYWFTSRLTSPIQHMVQTMREIDRSGKLRKIELGGKDQSAELLSLARAFNQMIDRLDRTFERQKQFVADASHELKTPLTVISSYAGLLNRWGRDDENVRDEAIEAISKESARLQNLTKSMLMLAEAEQEDWLKLETFDLVHLADETADMLHMTFHRLIRVQAPKTDVRLTADKEKIRQLLVILLDNAIKYSKETIDVTLSVNKGLVRMAVADKGIGIPPEEMPHLFERFFRVDGARRRSTGGVGLGLSIAKRIVDLHDGKIDVFSKPDEGTTITVTLPQKK from the coding sequence ATGACGCTGCGAAGAAGGTTTACGTTTTTTACGATATTTTGGCTCATTTTCATTTTGATCCTGTTCAACATCTTCGTTTATTTGTTCGTCATCAATATCACGCTTCGGAGCGAGGATCAGCTGATGACGAACAAGGTGAATATTTTGCTCGAGGACAAGCGGATCGACAAGCCGGCGGGGCTGTCGGATCCCGACCTGCTGACCGATTATTATAATGCCAGCGAACTGATGCGGATCGTCTCGCCGGAAGGCAGGGTGCTCAATACGTCCGGCTCCGATCCGCAGCTGCTGGCGCTGAAGCCGGTGTTCAGCGTTCAGCACGATACCGGGATGATCTATATCGACAACCGCCGCGTGCTGTATATGAAAGTGCCTCTATATAACGGTACGCAGGTGATCGGAACGCTGGAGCTGTACCGCATGCTGACGCTGCTGGACAGCTATTTGCGGGTGCTGGTCATCGCACTGACCGTTACCAGCGTCGGGGCGATCATGTTCGCCATTCTCGGGACTTACTGGTTCACGTCGCGCCTGACATCGCCGATTCAGCACATGGTGCAAACGATGCGGGAGATCGACCGGAGCGGCAAGCTGCGAAAAATCGAGCTCGGCGGCAAAGACCAGTCCGCCGAGCTGCTGTCGCTGGCGCGGGCTTTCAATCAAATGATCGACCGGCTCGACCGGACGTTCGAGCGGCAGAAGCAGTTCGTCGCCGACGCTTCGCACGAGCTGAAGACGCCGCTGACCGTCATCAGCAGCTACGCTGGGCTGCTGAACCGCTGGGGGCGGGACGACGAGAATGTGCGCGACGAAGCGATCGAGGCGATTTCGAAAGAATCGGCCCGGCTTCAAAATTTGACGAAATCGATGCTGATGCTGGCCGAAGCCGAGCAGGAGGACTGGCTCAAGCTCGAAACGTTCGATCTTGTCCATCTCGCCGATGAAACGGCCGACATGCTCCATATGACGTTCCACCGGCTCATCCGGGTGCAGGCGCCGAAGACGGATGTCCGGCTAACGGCCGATAAGGAAAAAATCCGGCAGCTGCTCGTCATTTTGCTCGATAATGCCATTAAATACAGCAAAGAAACGATCGACGTGACGCTGTCCGTAAACAAAGGGCTTGTCCGGATGGCGGTGGCGGATAAAGGGATCGGGATTCCGCCCGAAGAAATGCCGCATTTGTTCGAGCGGTTCTTCCGGGTGGACGGCGCGCGCCGGCGGTCGACCGGCGGTGTCGGCCTCGGGCTGTCGATCGCCAAACGGATCGTGGACCTGCACGACGGAAAAATCGACGTATTCAGCAAACCGGACGAAGGCACGACGATCACCGTCACGCTGCCACAAAAAAAATAG
- a CDS encoding C40 family peptidase, with protein MAQNKLFRKLTAILLSAMIGFSAAAAFGHAPKAAASSATGARVLAIGDNYLGVRYKFGAPTGVSYVFDCSSFTQYVFRKVGVHLPRLSKQQAAKGRYVSRSHLQKGDLVFFSTPDSRGKIGHVGIYAGNNRMLHTYGQGGVKFSTINSYWSKRYITARRVL; from the coding sequence ATGGCACAAAACAAACTTTTTCGTAAACTTACGGCTATACTGCTGTCTGCAATGATCGGTTTTTCCGCCGCGGCTGCCTTCGGGCATGCCCCGAAAGCGGCGGCCTCTTCCGCAACCGGCGCGCGCGTACTCGCCATCGGCGACAACTATTTGGGCGTCCGGTATAAATTCGGTGCGCCGACCGGCGTCAGCTACGTCTTCGATTGCTCGTCGTTTACGCAATATGTGTTCCGCAAAGTCGGCGTTCATCTGCCGCGCCTGTCGAAGCAGCAGGCGGCCAAAGGCCGATACGTCTCCCGCAGCCATTTGCAAAAAGGCGACCTGGTGTTCTTCTCCACGCCGGATTCGCGCGGAAAAATCGGGCATGTCGGCATTTATGCCGGCAACAACCGCATGCTTCATACGTACGGTCAAGGCGGCGTAAAATTTTCGACGATCAATTCGTACTGGAGCAAGCGTTATATTACCGCCCGCCGCGTCCTCTGA
- a CDS encoding carbon-nitrogen hydrolase family protein, with product MTIRVCAVQYKLEDISQFEQFAAQASHYVRNASEYDAQFVLFPEFFTTQLLSVPDGQGNPLGIERLPEFTPRYLALFQGLARQYGMHIVGGTHVVDAGGGKRQNAAHLFYPDGRIAVQPKLHLTPTEVEAWDMTPGESLDVFETEFGTIAMLTCYDIEFPEIVRMAKAKGADIVFCPSCTDDRHGFYRVRYCCHARAVENQVYVVTTGTVGSLRRVDFMRANFGQAAILSPNDIPFPPAGIVAEGVINDDMLVVADLDLQLLEKVRAAGSVTTWRDRRTDLYPDWS from the coding sequence TTGACGATAAGGGTTTGTGCGGTTCAGTACAAGCTGGAGGACATCAGTCAATTCGAACAGTTTGCCGCCCAGGCTTCCCATTACGTTCGCAATGCTTCGGAGTACGACGCGCAGTTCGTCCTGTTCCCGGAATTTTTCACCACTCAGCTGCTGTCCGTCCCTGACGGGCAGGGCAATCCGCTCGGCATCGAGCGGCTGCCGGAGTTCACGCCGCGTTACTTGGCGCTGTTCCAGGGGCTGGCCCGGCAGTACGGCATGCATATCGTCGGGGGCACGCACGTCGTCGACGCCGGAGGCGGCAAACGCCAAAATGCGGCACACCTGTTCTATCCCGACGGGCGGATCGCCGTGCAGCCGAAGCTGCATTTGACTCCGACCGAGGTGGAAGCGTGGGACATGACGCCGGGCGAATCGCTGGACGTCTTCGAAACGGAGTTCGGCACCATCGCCATGCTGACCTGCTACGACATCGAATTTCCGGAAATCGTGCGGATGGCGAAGGCAAAAGGGGCGGACATCGTGTTTTGCCCGTCCTGCACGGACGACCGGCACGGCTTCTACCGGGTGCGGTACTGCTGCCATGCCAGAGCGGTCGAGAACCAGGTGTACGTCGTGACGACGGGCACCGTCGGTTCGCTGCGCAGGGTCGATTTTATGCGCGCCAATTTCGGGCAGGCGGCGATTCTATCGCCGAACGATATCCCGTTCCCGCCGGCCGGCATTGTCGCCGAAGGCGTGATCAACGACGACATGCTTGTCGTCGCCGATCTGGACTTGCAGCTGCTTGAGAAAGTAAGGGCCGCCGGTTCCGTGACGACGTGGCGGGACCGCAGAACCGATCTGTATCCGGATTGGAGTTAA